From a region of the Microbacterium sp. nov. GSS16 genome:
- a CDS encoding isocitrate lyase/PEP mutase family protein has protein sequence MTNADKARTLIDLYDAPEILRVVNIWDVVSAKAVAALPETKALATAGHSIAATFGYADGQIPRDLMIDFVGRIAAGVDLPVTADLDDGYGDAGETTRLAIGVGVVGANIEDRLAPFAESVAKVEAIVKAAEAEGVPFALNARTDAIVRGGDKPLADKLTDAVQRGRAFIEAGATAVFVPGVLDADATRTLVDGIGRNKVSVIGLPGALTAAEYEALGVSRISYGPMTQRVALTALQDLGTDLCANGVIPESTRALN, from the coding sequence ATGACGAATGCTGACAAGGCCCGCACCCTCATCGACCTGTACGACGCCCCCGAGATCCTCCGCGTCGTCAACATCTGGGACGTCGTCTCAGCGAAGGCCGTCGCCGCGCTTCCCGAGACCAAGGCTCTCGCGACGGCCGGTCACTCGATCGCGGCGACCTTCGGCTACGCGGATGGCCAGATCCCACGCGACCTCATGATCGACTTCGTCGGACGCATCGCCGCCGGTGTCGACCTCCCCGTCACCGCCGACCTCGACGACGGATACGGCGACGCCGGCGAGACCACCCGGCTCGCGATCGGCGTCGGCGTGGTGGGCGCGAACATCGAGGATCGACTCGCGCCGTTCGCCGAATCCGTCGCGAAGGTCGAGGCGATCGTCAAGGCCGCGGAGGCCGAAGGCGTGCCGTTCGCGCTCAATGCCCGCACGGACGCGATCGTTCGCGGCGGCGACAAGCCGCTCGCCGACAAGCTGACGGATGCCGTGCAGCGCGGTCGCGCGTTCATCGAGGCGGGGGCGACCGCCGTCTTCGTCCCCGGGGTGCTCGACGCCGATGCCACCCGCACCCTGGTCGACGGAATCGGCCGCAACAAGGTCAGCGTCATCGGGCTGCCGGGAGCGCTCACCGCAGCCGAGTACGAGGCATTGGGCGTCTCGCGCATATCGTACGGGCCGATGACGCAGCGTGTCGCGCTCACCGCACTGCAGGACCTCGGAACCGATCTGTGCGCGAACGGCGTCATCCCGGAGAGCACCCGAGCCCTGAACTGA